A region of Amyelois transitella isolate CPQ chromosome 11, ilAmyTran1.1, whole genome shotgun sequence DNA encodes the following proteins:
- the LOC132902244 gene encoding uncharacterized protein LOC132902244 → MEKNGFGLSSEEVIKLVTQYVEKNKLTTPFKEGAPGYEWFSGFRKRNNLSLKKPQAVEMSRKAACDPFIIKDYFDTLEEYIKTMDLQYSPDRIWNLDESSFSKDPEKTKIVGAKGYASTRTIASAGKDNVTVLFTVNAAGEKLPPLIIYRGKNIWDQWMSQNAYEGTCYAATKNGWIDAKVFEKYMLGTVLPHVSKESPCLIIYDGHSTHIQLHVLEKAKELGVEIIKLPSHASHLLQPLDLAVFKSMKVRWDAKILAWQRLNVGAKMQKHNFSEILGEVWKELDPKIIRNGFKKGGIFPLNKDVIPVEKYDAQAFKRFNEAKIKQVPTLYSLCSRQIIKTINKKCTSTIDNHKNNIIFHPNEIQLPGTSQGTPKIEILEDRYLNNEELVSFESLLLNTIKKADPTYKIKKRKVVQGSEVITHDDFLNRLRKNEAEKQKKEEEKRERKSKSEAKKNIKSKQKLPMPTTIKKCQKKIPKKIPKYSSDESSESDNIILSSDSDTSENWGTYCHKIIQQVEEESNISDHTSTELGLTSIQCHKIQPDKDHITNDEYEPDSSQRHPQVGDWIIVKFATKKTVKHFIGNVISLNHGHPQVKYLRKIKNSKIVSFHYPDVEDVSELIHDIDIVKFLENPLITRRGHVVFKEKFEGFNIQ, encoded by the coding sequence ATGGAAAAGAACGGGTTCGGTCTGTCCTCTGAGGAAGTTATAAAACTTGTAACGCAATacgttgaaaaaaataaactaacgaCACCCTTCAAGGAGGGAGCCCCGGGTTATGAGTGGTTTTCTGGCTTTCGGAAAAGAAATAACTTATCTCTAAAAAAACCACAAGCGGTAGAGATGTCACGAAAAGCCGCATGTGACCCGTTCATAATCAAGGACTACTTCGACACACTTGAAgagtatataaaaacaatggaTTTACAATATAGTCCAGATAGAATATGGAATCTCGACGAATCTAGTTTCAGCAAGGACCCAGAAAAGACCAAAATTGTTGGGGCAAAAGGCTATGCGAGTACCAGAACAATTGCTTCGGCGGGAAAAGATAATGTGACTGTATTGTTTACAGTTAACGCAGCAGGTGAAAAATTGCCACCATTAATCATATACCGTGGCAAAAATATATGGGACCAATGGATGTCTCAAAATGCTTATGAAGGTACTTGTTATGCGGCCACAAAGAATGGGTGGATAGACGCTAAAGTTTTTGAGAAATACATGTTGGGGACAGTCTTGCCTCATGTAAGTAAAGAGTCAccttgtttaataatatacgACGGCCATTCCACGCATATTCAATTACATGTATTAGAGAAAGCAAAAGAATTGGGcgttgaaattataaaactgcCATCACACGCGAGCCATCTGTTACAACCTTTAGATTTAGCGGTATTTAAATCTATGAAAGTTAGGTGGGATGCTAAAATATTGGCATGGCAACGGTTAAACGTAGGAGCCAAGATGCAAAAACACAATTTCAGTGAAATCCTCGGGGAAGTCTGGAAAGAGTTAGATCCCAAAATAATACGAAATGGATTTAAAAAAGGCGGCATATTCCCCCtaaataaagacgtaatacCTGTTGAAAAATACGACGCACAGGCTTTTAAAAGATTCAATGAagccaaaataaaacaagttccAACGTTATACAGTTTATGTTCACGACAAATAATAAAGACCATTAATAAGAAATGTACCTCAACAATTGACaaccacaaaaataatattattttccatcCCAATGAGATACAGTTACCTGGTACAAGTCAAGGAACACcaaaaattgagattttggAAGACCGGTATCTGAATAATGAAGAACTAGTATCCTTTGAAAGTTTGTTACTTAACACGATAAAAAAAGCTGACCcgacatataaaattaagaaaagaaaGGTAGTTCAAGGAAGTGAAGTAATTACACACGATGATTTTTTGAATAGATTGCGGAAAAATGAggctgaaaaacaaaaaaaagaagaagaaaaaagagaACGAAAATCTAAATCAGAggcgaagaaaaatataaaatctaaaCAGAAATTACCTATGCCTAcgactataaaaaaatgtcagaaGAAAATACCGAAAAAGATACCGAAATATTCATCGGACGAAAGCAGTGAAAgtgataatataatacttagcAGCGACTCTGATACAAGCGAAAACTGGGGAACATATTGTCATAAGATAATCCAACAAGTTGAAGAAGAAAGTAATATAAGTGATCATACATCCACTGAACTAGGACTTACATCTATACAATGTCATAAAATACAGCCAGATAAGGACCATATCACTAATGATGAATATGAACCAGATTCCAGTCAAAGGCATCCACAAGTTGGTGACTGGATTATTGTAAAATTCGCAACAAAGAAAACCGTGAAACACTTTATCGGAAATGTAATCTCATTGAATCATGGCCATCCTCAGGTTAAGTATttgagaaaaattaaaaatagtaagaTTGTATCCTTTCATTACCCTGACGTTGAGGACGTATCTGAACTCATACATGACATTGACATTGTTAAGTTTCTTGAAAACCCCCTAATAACACGAAGAGGACACGTagttttcaaagaaaaatttgaaGGATTCAATATTCAGTAG